From the genome of Pan troglodytes isolate AG18354 chromosome 16, NHGRI_mPanTro3-v2.0_pri, whole genome shotgun sequence:
CCACTGCCCAGGGCTCCCTGCTCTGTGCTCGGCTGCCTGATCAAACCTGCCAGGGCTCTGCTTTCTCTATGTGTAGAAACAAAAACCAGGAGCACGATTTGACAAAAAGCAGATTTTTATTAAACAGAGGTATAAATGTGTTTCATTTTCTAATAAATCTCTTTCACAAATCACTTTGTTTTTTCGCTCTTCTTGAATGATCATTTTTAGACAACACTGTCTGACCGTTTTGGCTTCTGCCAAAGTTAGCCTCTGTTCACAGGCTGAGTCTCACTTCTTCCCACCTTCTCCTAGTCGGGCCTTCCAAAACAATGCTCACCATTCTTTCACACTGACTTtagttttgaaaagaaaagttatCTTACAAAGTAGTATGTATAACTCTGTAATATATAAAGTGAGGCAATGATACaaccagttttaaaaataaccttcCATGATGATTTTCATTTACATCCACCTGCTTATTAGCAATAATCTTTTTACAGGTTTACTGCACACCcaatttctcttctgtgaaaaACTTTTGAACATCATCATGCTCTCCAACTTCTCCTCTCACCTATATTGAAAAGGGTCTGCTCTTTATCCTAACATCTATACTAGGTAATTTTCAGAATATTCCTTCAATCACCAAACAAATTTTTGAGATCCTTGCGCTGGATTTCACTATCTTAATATGAAAACCAATAATCACCTATTAAAATtcaatacaggccaggcacagtggctaacgcctgtaaccccaacattttgagaggccaaggcaggtggatcacctgaggtcaggagtttgagaccagtctgaccaatatggtaaaaccccatctctactaaaaatacaaaaatcagtcaggtgtggttgcagacgcctgtagtcccagctactcaggaggctgaggcaggaaaatagcttgaagccaggaggcagaggttgcagtgagccaagatcgtgacactgcactccagcctggacaatagagcgagactccgtctcaaaaaaaaaaaacattagtaagtaaataaataggccaggcgtggtggctaatgcctgtaatcccaacattttgggaggccaaggtgggtgaatcacctgaggtcgggagttcaagaccagcctgaccaacacgaagaaaccccatctctgctagaactacaaaattagtggggcgtggtggcgcatgcctgtaatcccagctgctcgagaggctgaggcaggagaattacttgaaccagggaggcggaggttgtggtgagtcaagattgctccactgcactccggcctgggcaacaagagtgaaactctgtctcaaaaaaacaaaaaaaaagtaaataaataaaacacaatacaATACAGCTAATATGATTTACCTAAGAAGCTGTTGTATGAGCTGAACCAGAGGCAAACACTGTTTGCCAGAAGACTCACAGATCCCCGTATTAATAAGGTCTTTATCCAATGGAGTCCTCCTTCTATGAAATGTTGAGGCATTCGCTTCCTGTTcatcaatttctttttccttctgtgctTCTTTTTTGGCTTCAATATCCTGTAATTCATAAACAGAAATTGTTTACAAGTGATCTCATTACCAGGTGTGAAGACACACAGGCTGGCTGAGCCCTGACCCCAGTGCCAAGCTATCCCAGCCTCTGTGGCTGCCGCACACACCTACCCACAGGCCCCCACCTGCCCTGGTGGAAACCCCAACTCAGTTGTGCAGTTTCAAATAGTGTCTTCTGTTTACAGATCCAAGGTCCAGGCTGCCTCTGCTGATGCTCTCCAGCCTCCTTCTGTGAAGTCCCTAAAATCCTTAACCCTGCTACTGGCTCTCACAAAACCCAATGTGATCTGCCCCACACACGCAGCATCCAGCTGCTTTGTAAGGACAAGAAGAAGCTAGAATTCTCACACACACTGGTTCAAATGTAAATGGCAAAGCCACTTTGGGAAACTATGAACACACACTTGCCCCAGGACCTAACAAATTCCACTCCAAGTGTTTACCCAAAGGGAGAACATATGTTCACTAAAGTACTTGTTCACAGCACAATCGTGGCAGCTCTACACAGCCAAAAACCAGaaagcctgggcgcggtggctcacgcttgtaatcccaacactttgggaggccaaggtggggggatcacttgagcccaggagttgaagaccagccttgcaacacagtgaaaccttgcctctacaaaaaaataaaaaaactagccgggcatggtgacatgtatGTGGTCCCGGcaacataggaggctgaggtgggaggatcatttgagcctaggaggacaaggctgcagtgagccaacatcaggtcactgcatccagcctgagtgacacagcaagaccctgtctcagaaaaaaaaaaaaaaaaagaaaagaaaacaaaaaccaaaaacaattaaACGTCCTTCAATAGGAGAATGAACAAACAGTACTAcacctataaaatggaatacttcCCAATAATAAAAACGAAGTCGCGATACACACAACAGTGAGTGAATCTGAAAATCATTCTCCAAGGCAAAGCAGGAAAGAGTGCATACTATACAGTTATATTGCTGCAACACTCAGAGCAGGAAAAATGAATCTAATCTCAGGGCAGGGGAGTATCCTGGCTGCAAGTGCCAAGGGCACAGGGATCTTTCCGGGTGAGGGGAATGGTCTACATGAGGAACACGTTACCTGTTAACTTCACTGAAACAgacaacatgcagtattttatcacaattaaatcatctcagtaatttttaaaattagcacaaaaaagaattttaattaaaaaaatacttggatATAAGTTTAGTGTTTTACTGTTTTCAGTTATTCTTCACATGTGTGAGTGCGGTATTTCCCATCTCAGCGCACCACCAGGTCACGTGTGCCTCCAAGGCCATACCTGGATCTCTGCAGTAATGGCTGCGTGTAAGGCTGACTCCAACCCTCCAGCAGCCATCAAGCTGCCCACCAGAAGATCAATCACAAATCGACAACCTCGACTTATGTTCACTTCATTGCCTGAAACTGAAATAGAAAGTGTGTGCCAATTTGAGTGAAACACCATCCCCTCCCAGCACCCTGACCCATGGCCTCTCCTGTTCCTTCCCCGAGCCCACCTCCGCAGGGCAGGAGAGCAGAGAGTGCCCGGGCCTGCTTCTCGGCGGTGGGCAACAGCATGGACCAGCCGCTCTGCAGCATGGCCTGGGAGGCCGACTGCACGGTGCTCAGCACGTCTGTGCTGCTTGCCAGGGTCACCACCGTCTGCTTCAGGCTGTTCAGGAAGACGTCCACACCTATTAAGAGGGGGGCTGGTACTAAACACAGTGACAGCTCAGGTGACATGCCCTGCACAGAGCCCAGTACAAAGGAAGGGCCAACAAAGCAAGCCACTATTTTCGTTGTTCTTTTCTGGTATTGATTTAAAAGTGCATGTTTCAAGCTTGGTTCTGTGCTGACAAGGAAGTCGAGGCGCACTGATCTGAGTCTTCTCCACAAACAAGTGGCCTCCCACACCTGTCTCATCTGACTTGCTGCTGTtaccaccaaacacacacacaccagagaaAAACACTGCCATGCACAAGCACGCTGGTCTTGCGTAAAAATAACTAGACTCGAGTGCCACCTAAACACAAAGTTCCATCATGACACTCACGTGCATGTCGTCCTCGGAGTGGGGCGTATCCTTACTGCAAATGATGCCCTGGAACCTTTGCAGCAAGGGCAAAAGCGAGGCGCTGGTGCCTTAGGCAGAACGCTCATTGTCAGTCTCCTGTGCCCCACTGTCCCACAGCTGAAGCAACAACAGGATGGCAGACAACATTtggctaaagaagaaaacatatttattcctagtgaaaacagattaatttttttttcatggttgatcaaaaataaaagcaaacagctAGATAGAAGTGAAGAAATACTTGGGATATGAAAGGAAACGAAAGTAAAGCCGTGGTAATTAAATCACTGAATTGACACTGAGATTTTAGCACACGACATCGCCTTCTGCTGATAGGAAAGACCAGTTAAGAAGCTCAAAGAGCACATTTACATGACGATCTAGGGTCTTAAAttcatggaataaaaataattaaatgaggaaaactgaaagaaaaaaaaagaagaacagttCCCAGTCTAGAAAACTGAGCATAAAACAGgaagtgaagaaaaggaaaagagagagcgAGCCCTGGGACATGGTTCTCTGTACAGAGCACCACACCTGCTGCGGTCACACGATTCAGTGAAACGCACACAATGCAACAGGTATTTGGATACAGAGGCGCTTCCCCAAAGCATTCCCGGTCTGCACCAGCCCCCACCTCAGCGTGCCTCTCTGCACAGCCAGCTCCAGCAGGATGGCCAGGGCCAAGTGCTGGTCCtgtagggggacacttctggcccTTTGGTGCCTGGCGTTCCGTGAACATCCCTG
Proteins encoded in this window:
- the LOC101059393 gene encoding E3 ubiquitin-protein ligase HERC2 isoform X4; the encoded protein is MRQVWEATCLWRRLRSVRLDFLVSTEPSLKHALLNQYQKRTTKIVACFVGPSFVLGSVQGMSPELSLCLVPAPLLIGVDVFLNSLKQTVVTLASSTDVLSTVQSASQAMLQSGWSMLLPTAEKQARALSALLPCGVSGNEVNISRGCRFVIDLLVGSLMAAGGLESALHAAITAEIQDIEAKKEAQKEKEIDEQEANASTFHRRRTPLDKDLINTGI
- the LOC101059393 gene encoding E3 ubiquitin-protein ligase HERC2 isoform X2, yielding MSVLPKAPAPRFCPCCKGSRASFAVRIRPTPRTTCTLKQTVVTLASSTDVLSTVQSASQAMLQSGWSMLLPTAEKQARALSALLPCGVSGNEVNISRGCRFVIDLLVGSLMAAGGLESALHAAITAEIQDIEAKKEAQKEKEIDEQEANASTFHRRRTPLDKDLINTGICESSGKQCLPLVQLIQQLLR
- the LOC101059393 gene encoding E3 ubiquitin-protein ligase HERC2 isoform X3 gives rise to the protein MRQVWEATCLWRRLRSVRLDFLVSTEPSLKHALLNQYQKRTTKIVACFVGPSFVLGSVQGMSPELSLCLVPAPLLIGVDVFLNSLKQTVVTLASSTDVLSTVQSASQAMLQSGWSMLLPTAEKQARALSALLPCGVSGNEVNISRGCRFVIDLLVGSLMAAGGLESALHAAITAEIQDIEAKKEAQKEKEIDEQEANASTFHRRRTPLDKDLINTGICESSGKQCLPLVQLIQQLLR
- the LOC101059393 gene encoding E3 ubiquitin-protein ligase HERC2 isoform X1 codes for the protein MFSSLAKCCLPSCCCFSCGTVGHRRLTMSVLPKAPAPRFCPCCKGSRASFAVRIRPTPRTTCTLKQTVVTLASSTDVLSTVQSASQAMLQSGWSMLLPTAEKQARALSALLPCGVSGNEVNISRGCRFVIDLLVGSLMAAGGLESALHAAITAEIQDIEAKKEAQKEKEIDEQEANASTFHRRRTPLDKDLINTGICESSGKQCLPLVQLIQQLLR